Within Topomyia yanbarensis strain Yona2022 chromosome 2, ASM3024719v1, whole genome shotgun sequence, the genomic segment tcaaatcagctaaaatcgaatgtagctgaagaaattctttatccagtactATGAATATCTAATTTTTTaaggttttgcgacttagtgCAGTCTGAcccaacaccgaccatatatttTTCGTGCTGATATAACTGCTGCGTATTGGTAAACACCCTCTGATTCTTCTCACGATCTGCCAATTCTCAACCCCAAACATATGAATCAAGagtcatcatttcactcagacaagaccatgcgtatatcccacgcacattaaataccccgtggattagtttcctagttggtcaaataaacactaaacaaacaaagaaattagtttgatcagttcaaagaaatgtcagctcgattagcatcaaccggcggagttcccttacaatgccatcaaatcaaagaccatttaaaataatatacgacaaaatatctgcaattctgaatataatataataaaacCTACTTAatgatttgcaataaaataagatcagggaaattagttgcataaccaagatagttcattttcaaaaataacactgttgatgaatcaccttataaaataGATCATAAGGGATGCGgatgaaaatagctgaccatCGCCTGAAATCAGTCACAAGGTGCCAGAGTACTCGACGGCCTGTTGCCGGAAAGCAGCCGTTAGAAATAGTAGTCATAGCCTATCAGCGTGCCCGCCAGAAAGTGGCATCGCTGGTCACATCGGACCCAGCCACCCAACAGCGTTCGCCGTCTGGCCTTGTACACACCTACACTCACACACAAAATTGTAAGTTACAATACAacaagcataagcataagcataagcataagagatcgcccgtagttgctacttcgttattgaccagaaccaaattaggttgcaaaatgttcattggaacaacatgcttgggaataacatgatgagccacattgtacaatctattctgatccctgcatgctgatcaataccgacgccggccacgtccgaatgcagatcttctgggaaaggaaggaatgttagtccgatacatgttgctactagagaccgaggaatcctctgcatctccgcatgtatcacgggaatgggagagttgttagtaagtgtgccagtagcgttatcatgtaataattgctctgggcagccggctaccgagaatgtgggaaatttatcatttgttgcattaatacgattagcaaaataagcaacttgaactccggaaagCCGGTTATagggagcactgcttatatttcttaataatattcaatcacgcgacgatttttttcgtggtttctatcgcgaagttggtgttctaggattcgctccatgcaagcgatgcgacctgtacatagttcattaggtagtagtttagtaagttttcgagaacacgatcgctcgaaaaagaagatcttgtttagtttttggttctttttaaacactGGGTAGccagctaccgagagtatcctatgttttctaaacaaaagcaatttcaactccacacagccgatcgtgggagtattgcctagaaaagctaatcttatctgcataatagaccggatcactatttataacgacattatttagactaatttcgctataccttctccacaatatattttttgggttgcaaactaccgagtgataacacgttatacacacaaagagttatgatagctcgagatgttataaatcaacgaaagtatttcctatttctaatatcggattgtttgcgaaatacacgtatacgaacgattatatcgaacattaaaTGGAAATACAGAGgctcgttaacctgatgcacgggcttgccaccaataacggaacttgaaattagattcattaaaacagacgcggcgaattttcagtacgtattgacccgcgatcatcgatactagtcaaattaaagtcttattggagctgatttcccAATAACTATTTATTTGGacggtattgttttctccgctagatctgttcgcaccctctcattctgctactattggcagaaggctgatagcacccagtcgtcgccggtctaaggaccaaatgccattaataaacttagactcgcgtggaggcatgagatagaattgaaagctgaatgaacatgacagcaaaacacttattcttcgtgctgacataactgaaggtaattacTTACCGGTCCCCGattcctctcgcgaattgtcaattctcaaaccttatacatgattgaagtcatcattctacTCAAATAAGGCaatgtgttttccctaagcacattgaatgctctttggatcagttcccccgttggtaaaacaaaccctaaagatacatagaaattagtttgctcagtccaaagaaaagtttgccgaccggcagatacgtgttcccgaatattaaagaatcaaaacctctccTCATacccaataaaataagaaagtaaaaaaaaaacagttgaatatccaaggcgacTCATTtccaaagatagcaccgcctaTGAAACCCCCAATAAAacataggtgacaagggacgcggacgaaattagctaAGCTGGagtggctggtttgccacctatttttcgggcgaagaattttggggcgacacctggtagtcgctagtcgctggtgaaacgccaattatttgaatatgctaatttttattattgccgtatcttttttcacttttcggattgaatttttttctctgaaaatccatttttcactgtttttagaatatacactgtgtttctagatgttttctgtgcacttttattgtccttgcatcgggaatcgacggcccgtaatgcgaggaaaagatattttttcatttgccggaattcgattttcacaaactgtcaccactcgcgtcactcaaaaatatgccgaaaatgcttttataagccacttaactttgtataatcgttaaattgcacccTTATTGACACTTTCTataaccgggaggcagtaaactgcgccgaaaataataaaaataaattaaccgactcgaagggagctctacaagagtcaaccgctcgcgacgaagatacacactcgaatccaaaattgtaagttacaatacaacattgaaaaaagtgaaaatacCGTATTTGTCGTTTTGATTGGGATAGGGTGACATAGAGTCCACCCTGAGGCCTCCGGGCGTCAAACTCGAGCTAGCCAAGAAAAGAGGCCTTCGGAGCCCACCCCAAACGGTCACCGTGGCTTGACTAGGGACTAGGGGCGATATAAACCGTGACCCCTCTGGTCCGGTAGGTAgcaacataactttttgagtcgaacaagccGCTTGGTATGCTGCTAATATGAGTGAGTTTCTTTTATCTACGACCTTATCCAAGTCACGTGGAGATGCAATCATCCGAAGATACCCCTGAACCTAGTcactcttcgtagaggtcccagttcgtagatttgggattacgatatgggacgatatctagcgagacgtttaaatgatcaaagacgatgtacttataatcaaaaaacgacggttcgagctcgtttggtacgagccagtttgccaactcatgcataATGCTGTccgagcagagagttacatctaacaccttttCTCTGCCAGCTTGTGCAAATGTTGagcgatttcctacattaagtatgtgcagatttgtactgcttgaccttccggaagtcgcgctagtgcattgagtgcacgctgctctgaaaatctagcgaaatcgtcttagtgcaccagcggctgctcgttcagtggaccATTTGCGCAACTTCGTCTGCGACGTGCCTCTCAAAtggatatctgagctgccccaaattatgtggcaTTTGCATCACCGCCGATTATGAGAGAAaatccatttctgccacagtatgatacaactcttttgaaatcatcagaaggtgatggttccttatgcggcaaatatgccgaacaatagatgtATTTCTTCGTTATGTTAGTaacagtcatattgactgtgacagcacaaatatcgcgagttgtgaggtcggatataagacatgcgtcaatagcactattcgcaagtatttgtcatgccatttttattaaaaactctgaagacggggttaagtagctttccaacatagaagttttgTTTACGGAATATGGTTCTTGAACCTAAGCTATAGCTATAGCTATACTCTAATCACACGCGAccacagcactacacatttcttcaccagcacttgttgtacagcagATAGAAGATAcgaaacacgttggcttataatcgcctatagcgaactccgaaatgggtattagggacataaCCACCATTTTAAGCCCGCGAATGGCGAAGAAACAAGCGTCCACTGTGGCGCTGAACACAGTAACACGACACTTCGTGCGCGACTggcctttttttttaattctgccAGCAATTCTGTCTTCGGTACGGAGAAACACCTTggcttgaggactcctgttttcagtcgcctcttacgacatgggagcaagaacccagtggatcaattcttggttgagaaaCTTCAAcctgccggatgccacacggcctctaggctggttttatTCGgtgaaagataatagactgttatcaatcTCCTAGTGAACTTTCTGTCACAGTTTACGTTGCAGCAATGGTTGCGGCCGGCCTTAACTGCGACTAAGACCATAGTGACTATTTACGAAGAACGctactagatttattttcttagcgaatgcttagcaatggcTTTGTTAGGAAAATCTCTCTGTCAGAATGTTCGAGGTTTACTTTccaccctacaatagagaaacataaaaaacattGAATAGCCATGATTTGAGAAGAAATCTGAATATAACCTGCAATCGACTACTTGATATTTCacattttgattattctaacttGATAAACAGACTACTAttaaggggggggggtgaataagggtttcagcgtcCTCAAAAACTCAAAGGGTTAGGTATTTTGAACATAGAATATGtaagcaaagtttgaaagaaatcggttaagtagtttttgattggcaaatcatgtttttttccagagacgttctacaaaaagcttcatcaccgaatcgtttgtcgatatttttgcatagaaaaattacagcatgttattgaaatgatgcactataatatacaaaagatttgattaatttgcttcacgcaaagttctaaaaagtttgcaaaaaagtgtttttttcacgctgaaacccttaaccgacccccccccccttaagagagaaaatctagctgtgttcaatataatttggcTCCATTATCTtttcgacatattttggacactattattttttaattctaaATATAActttataattatattattaaatccttgaaaaacaattgaattgtactctTAATTTCAATTTGGAAATGCATCTTTTCTCCCGATTCCTTCCTAACTCTCGTGGAATCATGAATCGTTTTCGACCTTaattttttcaactgtgaattttgattaatttgaagtAGAGATAAACTGATGATGCTGAGTCTTAAagacaacccaaagaatgtaattatcttcatcaaaccaaatgaATTTGGGAGAATTGGCACTAAAGGAGACAAATATATGAAAAGCGTCCTAAATAAAGAGCGGTCCAAATTACTCTACTTACTCTATTCGTTCTTCTACGTCGTATTTCTATTTCTCTTGATTTCTGTATAAATTCATTgtaaatttttctgcagtccgcTTTAtaagactctttctcaaaatggatgctacataacttttatGAGAAAGGAAAACTAGGAAAATGTTCTACTAAACTAAGTCgtaatatttttcatttaagagtattttatgaattttttggAATAAAGTTTTTCGAAGTTGGTATTTCTATAGTGTAACGCTATTGCGACTTTTATGTATACTTCAGtacttcatattgtgacaagtctCAAAGTTAGCTCAGATGACAAATTTGACATAGTTTGGACAGATTTTGACCCACGCTCACTTCAATTGACGTTTTTTGCCATTGGAACTAATGAAAGATTttgggaaaaatacattaaatgctagaactttcgactagcctttagaaaattacagtttatgCATTTAAAGGAAGCAGCATTTGAATGATccgtttcttgaaaaatgcggAATACGGAAGTTAGGGTTTTGCGATATTTTGTTGCTAAAATCACCTCTTTTTAatatcatttctgctgtatgctgtaaatcattcattttttgcagtttttcatatatttagtaTCCGTTGAGATTGGATGGATCCCTGATCAGAGGTAAAAcgttttttgtcaaatatggcgttTGATGGAATTCAATACGTCTTGGTATATATGCGCTTCTATTGGAAGTACCGTTGTTCTACCTTTAACATtctttttggtgaaattcctttaagaatgcatgcaatttttactacgtaaatgcgaaaatcatcccattttcatttgtcgaaaccattgaaaatatgaaaaatgaaagaaaaaaacatacaactttATTACTCGTTACACTTTTATTCcactttttcaattaactgcggaagaacatttttgaaagtACAATTATAGAATATAGTTACATTTCGTAGGAGTTTAGGGCTATGCCAATAACCGGAGGAATGATAACATTTTTACCTTGTATCGAAAGTATTTTCCCTAAAAGGTACGGTATTGTATaaacacaaaaattgcaaaagttGTTTTTTCACAAACCTAGAATGATGAATCTGTTAAAGTAAAATTTCTTATAAATAAGAACAACATTTTATTATGTATGGTGatacaaaataaattaattattttttaacactatttttaaaaatacatcaGTTTTACCGCATAACCGCgcgttgcggtaagcggtgcggttttaatatttttggcgGTTgtggtgcggacaatccatttaccgcccacatccgcaccgcaacGAACCCTACTCAGGAGACATTATGACAAAAAGAAATAGGCTTGAAGGATAAAAAGCAACAGCAGTGTTTTCCTCGACATCCCTGGACGCCAGGACAGTCTGTTTAAAACCAGGACAACCTACTATTAGATCGGATGATTGGAACTTGAGTTACAGCAATTTATTGGCCGTACTTTTTAAATCATATGTCGGTACGTAATATTCGAAGCAAACACATTTCATGCAACGATGTTCACGAAAATACAATAGTTGTGTAGTACGAAAATTACTATTTTCACTGTAGGCAAACtctttttattaattgaaacgTATTTTTTAGGCAAAACATTGCAATTAATTGAAAATTGTTTTACGAAATAGTTATTGTAATCagtaacaaaattttaaaagtgttGCTGAATCGTTGGGTTTCCTCTGGAGACATTGTTTGCGATGAAAACAATATTACAATGTAAGCTTCATTGTCTAAAAAGAATTTCAATGATTAGTGTGTTAAGAAATGCCATATCATATTGTATGGTGGATACACTCTATTTCTTCTGCAAAGTTTGTGTTCTGCGACCCAACATCTACTAAACAAATGTAGGTTTGCTATAAAATTAGCAGTATTTATGACCGGGTTCCTTAAAGATTGGGTCCATTATGCTTCGCCCAGTTTTACTCTGCTTCTCACTATCTACACAAAACTACTGTCCTGATAGAAATCAGAAATTagttttcaatattcaatatcaCATATCTAGAAGGTAAGTATCCTTTCATAAGAACCATTCGTGCGAAAAATATTCAGCTGCCAGATGTGGGTTCTGTAATTAAAATTGTCATTGAATCGAATCCATTGTTTTGAAATATGCTATATAAGCAAACCACTTTAAGTATCCTTCAGTTAGAGAAATATGATCGACTTAAGCTTATTGGTGGCACTCGCTGCTTTAGTTTCCTGTGGACTAGCAGCGGATTTTAGGATTCCAATCCACCGGAACCATCGTCGTGGAGAACGCAATTTTGCTACGAAGCCATCTCTGGAAGTTGGTATGTATTGAATAATTCAGTCAGTGTTGCGATATTGTCGATTCAAACATTTTGCAGGAGAACGATTGCGGCATTATAACCGCAGAGTGAACAAAACCTTTGCTTTCGAGCAGGGTATCGGATATTACTATCAGTTTGATATTATGCTGAAACCGGATGTCGAGCAGAATGCAATACTGCCATATGATAATAACCGGTGGCCAAATGCAATTGTACCGTACGTGATTGCTAGCACATTTAGTAAGTGCATTAGATGAAGAATATGTGATTATTACTAATTTTTAATGGGTTTTCAGATGATGCTGAGCGTTTAATGATTGAAGAAACGATGAGTCATTATGCATCTTTAACATGTGTTCGATTTAAGAAACGTACTACAGAGCGTATCTTCCTTAAGATCGACTACACAGCAAGTGGATGTTGGTCTTACGTAGGAAGAAGTCCGAACAACGCCTATAACCTAGTAAACCTACAAACACCGGGTTGTATGACCACTGGTACAGTTGCTCATGAGTTAATGCACGCTCTTGGATTCTACCATGAAATGTCCCGACCAGACCGCGATGACTATATACAAATTAACATTAGTGCTCTGGTACGGGAGTACCAAACAGGTTCGTTTCGAAGGGATTAGTTTGTAGTTGTTGCTTACAATAAATTCGTTCTTTATTCTAGAATCATTCTACAACGCTAACTTTGCTAAGTACGCGAACGAACAAGTCGAGCTGTATAATATTCCCTACAACTACGGTAGTGTGATGCACTATTCAAAGTATGCAGGGGCGGCAAGTCTTGACAGCCCAGTTATGATGCCTACAGTAAGTTTATCGATTTGATTTCGTTTATTAATAATGTTCACTAGGCgttcttagtggagaaaaatttttggcaaaaaaaaattctccattgaggagaaaattattttaaaacacaTTTACGCGTAAAGGGCAGAAAACcgataactaaattagttatggaattttgcgttttgacttcgcgtcatcagaatccgacactaacttagtgacaggactaagctagcaccggattgacgctagcttctAAAACGAAAACAGTATTTGTGTTTTTGAATGAACCCCTAGTCCTACGTGATGTCCTGCAAAAAGGAGTTTTGATTTAGTTGATGAGAATTGATGAAATCGAGACaaggtttggcttagcaagccatgCTATTCTGTCACaatgttagtgtcggattctgaacgagacgaagtcgaaacggaaAATTTCGTAACTAAGTTAGTTACAGATGTTATGCCTTTAACGTGCAAATGTGGTTCAGAACATTTTTCTGCTTtgtgaagaaaaataaaagtttttgcctacatttttctccactaaggagaaatatagtttCGACTTCATCAATTCTCATTAGCTTTACCAGAGCTCCTTTTCTTGTGGAACGTCACGCTGGACTAAGAGGTTTgcacagaaacacaaatagtgttttcgtttttggggctagcgtcaatccggtgctaaCTTAGTCCTGTCATTAAGCTATTGCGAGAATCTGAAACGTTGAATTCcatatttaaatttaataatattgatTTAATCATTGATAGCCTAACCGAGGCTGGACTGCTGACTTCGGCAACGAACATGGGTTATCTGCCGTTGACGTCCGGGCAATTAAATGTATGTATTGCAACGCACCGTGCCAAAGAAGTAATCTGTAACCGTGCTGGATTTTCACCATAAGACAAAATTGGCTGAGATCAGGAAGTGTATGTTCTTATTATTTGTTCATTTATTAATTTGTTAGTATATGACAACATTAGTAAATTAGCAAACTTTATTGATTTCAGACAACTGCTGCCATTATTACTATTACAACTACTACTGCCAACAAAATCTCAACTACCACAAAACCACAGTGCCAAAAAAACCACATGTGTGTGGTATTATCTTCTGTAAACattaaaattttactgcatctgaaacatttagttttatttttcgcTCACTATCCTGGCTTCCGTTGGTTCGTTGTATTATTAAATGAATGagttttagttggacctccgatggtcgaaataaaaaacctattttaatctaCCCAATGGTATGATTGAGCCGTTCTCTCTTTTTCATACTTTGATTTCATGGCTTGTTATTTTCAATACAAATTAAACAATATCTGGAGTTATTATTACACTTACCATCTACCGTCATTTTGAAAGAATCAATTTGTTCCATCCGCCTGTATCATTATTATCATCATaagatgttttttttcaaaagatgaGATGGTTTTTTGCCTGATGGAGACATATCCTAAAAGAAGATCCACTCCTTTGGGCTTTTCCCT encodes:
- the LOC131684426 gene encoding hatching enzyme 1.2-like isoform X1 encodes the protein MIDLSLLVALAALVSCGLAADFRIPIHRNHRRGERNFATKPSLEVGERLRHYNRRVNKTFAFEQGIGYYYQFDIMLKPDVEQNAILPYDNNRWPNAIVPYVIASTFNDAERLMIEETMSHYASLTCVRFKKRTTERIFLKIDYTASGCWSYVGRSPNNAYNLVNLQTPGCMTTGTVAHELMHALGFYHEMSRPDRDDYIQINISALVREYQTESFYNANFAKYANEQVELYNIPYNYGSVMHYSKYAGAASLDSPVMMPTPNRGWTADFGNEHGLSAVDVRAIKCMYCNAPCQRSNL
- the LOC131684426 gene encoding zinc metalloproteinase nas-14-like isoform X2, which gives rise to MLKPDVEQNAILPYDNNRWPNAIVPYVIASTFNDAERLMIEETMSHYASLTCVRFKKRTTERIFLKIDYTASGCWSYVGRSPNNAYNLVNLQTPGCMTTGTVAHELMHALGFYHEMSRPDRDDYIQINISALVREYQTESFYNANFAKYANEQVELYNIPYNYGSVMHYSKYAGAASLDSPVMMPTPNRGWTADFGNEHGLSAVDVRAIKCMYCNAPCQRSNL